The DNA sequence CAGAGATGATGTGCAGAGTGGTTCTCAGACGTGGTCCCTGGAGACAGACCACATTTGAATCTTGGCCCCACCTCTTAGCAGCTGTGAGGCCCTGGGCAAATTTTATagcctctccatgcctcagtctGTGCCTCTGTAAAAGCGGGTTAATAAAACCACTGCAGAGGCCTGTGGTGAGGACAGTGCGTGGCACGTCAGAGCACGGGTTGTCACTGTCACCAGGGCCTGCATGTGAGAGCTGGGCTCTGAGCACAACTAGACCCATCCCTTGGGGGCTGGGCGGCCTTCAGCAGTGTCTGCAGCTCTCCAAGCCCCATCCCTCTTCCGGGCCCAAGCCCACAGTAACGAGGGTGCATATGCCTGACATGGTGGCCAGGGACGAGCCCCTGCAGAGGGGCTGGGATTTCACTCACGGCCACCATGAATGCCCTCCGATGGGCAGGCCTGTCACCCTCAGCgggcgggggagcctgcttctctgcccttcctgtGTGACGTGAAGGCTTGGACTTTAGGGGAAAACCACCGGGTAGATTACCTAACAGAAACCTCTTCCAGAATCCAAAAGGTGGGGCCTCCTGGATGGGGGTGGCTAAGGCTCAGCTAGTACTCACAGCTGAGTCCTGCCAGCTAGtccaggagggagggaagcttggggagcagaggggagggggtgctaGAGACGTGTGACTGATGAACACCACGCCCATCGGAGCCCAGCCCCGGGGTCTGGCTGCAGAAAGGCAGCTCAGGACAGCATTTTGCGATCTGTGGCATATGGTGGGTCACAAACAGCCTTTTAAAGGGAATTTAGTATAGAAtctgacagaaaagaaaataccagagTTCCAATTTTATCTACAGGAGTGTGGTGTGCATCGAGTGGAGACATGAAATGTGTTTCTGTAACTCGTAGTCAAATAAGTTTCAGAAGCACTGGCTTAAAATCGTCTCCTCCAAGAGTGGCAAAGGGAGCATGTATTTTCTGAGGTCTGAGAATGTTATTTTACATGCGCTCATTGGTGTTTTGTAACTCTCCTCCTAGGGAGGCACTGCTATACCcatttacagatgcagaaactgaggctcacagaggccAATGCGATTGTTTAGAACCTAGAACAAGGCTGCGAAACCCTGGTTTGTCTGACTCTGAAGTCAGAGGCCACAGCACCTCCACACACAAATGAGGGCATGACGTCCAGATCTGCCCTTCGACCCTCCTGCTGCACAAAGGCTGTGTGCCTTGCCACTGTGACAACAGTTCTCCAGGAAGGCGGTTCCTGTTTCTGGGCTCACATACAATACTGACAACAGGAGCTAacgtttactgagcacctgctgtgttcCAGGCACTCCCTGAACGTTTTACATGGCATGGCCCACTTAATCTTTCCCAACAGTCTTGGAGGAGGTGTTGGTGATCCCCACCTCCTCTAGCCTCCCGCCTAGAGGCTGGGCATGTACCTGGATGGGTAAGAGGAAAGAAGACGTTGCTGGGGTTCCTAGCAAATAATGTTTCCTTCCTGAGTCACGTCCTGGCATCTCCCTGCTTCCCAATTTGGTAGTGGTCCTGGGAGGATGGGAGGCCTGGAGCAGTGACAGCTATCTTGCAATCACAAggtgggatggagggagggaccCACAGagcggtgggggggagggggtggaaggaGGAGGTGCTGGGCCAGCCTTGACACTGTTACCGCTGGGCTTCTTGTGGAAGTAACTGGACTCCCTCATGGCTCAAGCTACGTTAGCCCAGAGCACCTTCGTGGCCTCTCCCTCTGGGAAGGACAGCCCAGGGGCCAGCTcttggggaggaagaggagaacgCACGCACCTTTCTTCTGTCGGATCCGGAGGAGGTAGAGGGCTGCAATCAGCAGAGCCACCAGCAAGGCACAAACCACGCCCACCACAATGAAGATGCTCCGGCTGTCATTATTGTCTAGGGACCACACGGAACAGAGGCTTCacatatgcaaattaaaaacagtgaaacttaatacccaccacccctTTTCACCACTAGGTAGGCATCATTAACAGAGAACATCTGGCCATACGTGTTCAGAGCCACAAGGGCACGTTGATGGGTAGGCACACACTTCCCCATGTGGGTCGCCTGTGTGGTCCCCATGCAAAAACCATGCCGAGGTGGCCAGGAGGGAAAGCATTCCTGGCTGATGGTGATGGAGGAACCCTGGCCTCAGGATGGGGGCAGAAATCTCACTCCCAAGGCACAGAAACATGTTCCTTCTCATCTGGAATGAACCAGAGTGGCCACCACGGCGGCCCAGGTCTGTCTGGAATTCCGAGTCGTAACTGGCTGTCACATGTAGGCTGGGGGCGGGTTGTCAAGGGATGGTGACCAATGGCAGACGTGTGCAGCTGGTTACTGGACTCTACAGAGCTCTCAAGAGCTGTCTACTCATTTGTGCCTGGGACCGGGGCAGAGGAGATGGGACCCCAGGTCAGATGCAATAGAGACCGCGTGGGTAGGGCTGGTGCTGGGGCACAGATCGGAGGGATCCTGCCCTAGAGCACTGTGGGTAGTCAGGCGCAGGGCTCTGAGCTGCAGAGACGTGGGTTCAAGTCAGTGCACCTGCTTGTGTGATCTTGAGCCAGGCATTCAAACCTCCCTGTACATACTGACCTCCTCTTGTATGACTGAGGCCAATAATAATCTTTACCTTGTTGGATAGCTCTGAGGGTTAACTTACTAACTAAACAATCAACCaactcactctctcactcactcattctttctAAAAGCATTTCCTGAGTGTCTATTAGGTGCCAGGTCCTGAAGCTACGATGATGAACAAGACAGCTATGATCCCTGGCAGCTCAGTCTcagagctggaggccaagggcatcTCCTTCAACACTGCCATGAGCTAGCcaagaggcccagagagaggcacTGACTTGTCCAATGTCTGTGACAGAGCATGTCTGTGACAGAGCCAGGGTCGAAATTCACAGGTTCTGTCTGCTAGTATAGTGCTCATCCTATGAAAACCAGGCATCAGTGACATCAAAGGGACACCTTGCCACGGCCCCAAGGCTCCTAGAGCTTCCGTTCAGTCATAGGTTGCATCGAGGAAAGATACGGTCTCTTTTGTGATCCATTCAAAAGATCGGTCAGGTGCAAGGCAGAGCTCTGCTAAAGACAAGGGATGGAACATTCCATAGTGGCACCAAAATGCCAACGAGGTGCTGctattttgaagaaagaagagagagaggtcgACAACAGGTTGGGAGGGCTGAGAAAATCACACTGACACCTCTCACTGGAACAGGGGAACGGCAAGGCTGTCACCGTCTTCATCGGGCATGCACTTTGGTCTAGAAATGCTCTTTGGGAAATCGTCCCCCAGAAACAGCTGCACGTGTATCAGAGTCTGTGCAAGGTCATTCTTCACTGCCATGATTCTACTAGAGATAAGCCACAAAGGTTCTAGGGTTCCTATCCCATTCCAGAGGTGCAGGCTTGCAAAGGCAGCTAGAGAGACAAAGCCCAGGCAAGAAAGAACAGCAGGAGGGACAGCTAGTCTGGCCTGGTGACAGTCCCTGTCAGGtgcaggagcaggaggcaggaagcTAGAACAGGCCAGTGTCCTTCCCCCGGTCTCTCTCGAATGCACGCTTCTGTCAAAAGAGctacaaagaggggcgcctgggtggctcagtgggttaaagcctctgccttcggctcaggtcatgaccccaaggtcctgggatagagccccgcgctgggctttctgctcagcatggagcctgcttccctttctctctctctgcctgcctctctgcctgcttgtgatctctgtcaaataaataaataaaatcttaaaaaaaaaaaaaaagagctacaaaGTGACCCTTATCAGCGGTCACTGCTGAGCTGTgggctttgggggaggggcacttATTGTAAAATTCGACTTCGTATCTACAGACCTCTAGATTATTCCATAATAAATGTGAATTACTACTTTTAATGTTAAGAAACATAAAATCTAAAGTGCCAGGATAGCCGGCATTGAGGCCTCACCCTGGGTTTTATGGGTTTCCTGGTCCTTCTGGTGGGCTGAAGCCACAAGGGTATGGTTTCTGGTGACCGCGGGCTGCCCGTCGTGCTGCACCAGGCAGGTGAACACCACGTCTTCCCTGTGGGCGGATGAGTTCACCAGGAGCCAGCTCGTCCAGTTAAAGGTCCCATCCTTGTTCTCTACGAGGTTTGAGGCCCTTGAGGCCATTTCTGTTCGGGACACGTTGCCGTTCTCCAGCCAGGTCAGCTGGAGGCGCTGGGGGTAGAACTTCTTCACTTGGCAAGTGAGCTTCACCTGGTCCCCTGACACGGGCTGCTGGGACACCTCCAAGGTGGGCGGAACTGAAACAGCACAGGGCAGAAGTTCTCACCGCATGGAACAGATGGACCACGGGGGAGGGCTCGAGAACTTAGCTTCCCCGACACAACAAGGGAGTCACCCAGAACAGAGCTAGGCATACAGCTGGTGCTCAAACACTGAGGGGAGTCTTTGCATATGAATGAAATCCCTAAGCACAGTGCCCGGTACACAGTAGGTGTCAAGGACTGATGGCTCCTGATAGGCTaagaatgagtgaaatcaagATTTTCAGCCCCATGCATACAGTTGGAATAGAATAAATGTAGCAAAACAAATGACCCCACCAAGCACACGGTGGCATGGagcacagcaggtgctcaataattgGAATTGCTATGGCAGAGTAAAGGAAACCACCGAGcgcagtgcttggcacatggtaggtgttcaCCCCGCAGCGGCCATGGAAACAGTAGGAGGGGACGGCACATCTAGGTGCAGGTGACCTGGAGGGTCTGCCAGGGCTCAGACTCCAGGGAATGGAGGGCTTGGGGCAGGGagcgggggaggagcaggctcggAGACATGGGGGCCAGACCCgggctgggtgtgggggggaggggcatctACCTCGGAGGACCTCAGACAGGTTGGCAGTCCCACGAAGAGGAGGGCCCCCCTGCAGAGTCACATGGGTCACCTCGCAGATGACCTGGGAGCGAACGTCCCCCGGGGCCAGCACCAGCCTGGTTGTGCTGGAGATGCTGTAGGACGTTCTGTTTCCCTCTGGGTCCACGCTGGTCTGGGAGGCTGCCAGCTCATTCCCGTTTCTGAACCATCTCAGGGTGATGTTTCTGGGGGAGAAGCCGTGGGACTTGCAGGTGAAGTTCACTGTCTGCTCCGGCGAGGCCCTGTCCGCGGGGCCCAACACCACGGGGGGAGAGGGTTTGGCTACAAGAGGAGCAGTTGTGAACAGTGAGCATGACTGTGGTCATCAGCGCTCAGGATACGTGTGAGGTGCTGTGGAGAACCCATCGCCCTTCTGATAGTGTGTGGAGGGCGGCGTCCTCTTCTCCTTGCACGGAAGAGGCCCCAAGGTTCCAGAGTTGAACTCTGAGtcaggggcagggccaggtgcAGTTCCAGgcctgagttcaagtccccccttctcttctctgccagGTGAGTTCCCACCAATCTGGGCACAGGAAGGACATTTCTGATGGGTCTGTTGGCATCAACCATTCCTAGCCGCCTCCCTGCAAACCTCACTGAGGTTTGCAACAAGTTCAATAGTCcgtgcaggggagaggggaacCAGGCTGGCCAGCTGACCACAGGTGTGGCCGTGGCACAGCATGGCTCTCCCTCTGTGACATGGGACAGGAGGCATTTCTCCTTCCCGGGGttgcagggaggggcaggtaAGGGAATGGAACCAGTTTCACTTtgaataaaacactgaaaatgctTCTCAGAACCAAACAAACACAGATCGATCTTTATCCCAAACCTGATCTACAGTCAGAGCTCTCTGTTCAGGTATTTACGAATTTGCTCTAGTTTCCAATCTTTCCACAAATATTCCATAGGGCCTCATCTGTGCCATCCCTCAATccaagagggagagaatgaagggATGTTTTTCTGAAACTGTGTTCTTTTCTTGGGTCTGTTTTGGGTTGAAAATCAAGATCACTGAGTGCTGAGAAAGCCCAAGTTGGTTAATTTCTTAATCATGAGTTAATTTTAAGGGCAGAGACACGGGACTACAAGCAGGGAGAAGCCGTCAGGTGTCCTGAGAGCACACACATCAGTGAATCAAAGGGGGGAGGGGTTATTTCACCCATAGAAGGTTCTATAGAGTATCTCCAAATTGTTAATTATTACCAACACCTTCTACAATACACatagaaaatattacaaatatttacatttgtaaatatttaactTGTTTCCTAAAACACATGGAACATGTTGAGGTCAGGTGAGTAAGGGCAGTCATGAAACCAGTAGCAGCCTAGATGCCCCTGGAGGGACAAGCGACCAGTCATGGGCAGCGTCTTGGgcacctgacacagggctgatTCCTCCTCACCCCACGGCTCCTTCACCCCTCAGTCAGCCCTTTCGGGGGGCCACAGGATGGTCCCACTTAGGGGGATAAGGCTCAGGGAGGAACATGGCTGGCCCAAGGCACGCCGAATAAAGGGCAGAGTTCatctcacctccccccaccctcacacACCCTGATTCAGTTTagcttctctgttctttcttcctgTACCTCAGTGTCTGTTCTGGTACAAAGTGGGTCAAAACACCACGTAGGTGACCAGCGAGGATGTACATAAAATGCAGAACATGGCATACtgtaggtgcttaataaacaaCACCGGTGATTATTATCCTAAGATCTGGTCCTAACCACTTCTGAAACTACCTATTTGTCCTTTAGGCAGTAAGAAGACAAAACGAAAGCTTGGCGGGAACACCGGAAGAGTCCCCAGACCTGCTCCCCGCCGCTGCCACGCAGAACCCCAAATGAGAAAAGCGACAGAAACCAGCAAAttatgattctctccctcttcttttaatCATCCCCTCAGGAAGCAAGTTTGGCGAAATGGCTTCCAAAACACAAATGGGATCACAGGCGTGTTCCCGCAGAGCAGCTATTTACAGAAAGCCGGGAGCGTGTCTGAGAGAGGCAGGGCAGATTTTGGCCGGGACGTTTCGGGTGTGTTGAGGCAGGGAGGTCTCTGGGGCTGAGCAGCGAGTGTGTGCGGGGAGCCCAGCCCCTGCTCAGGGGCACGTGTGCTGGAGGATGGGAAGGTCCCCTGGTCATGAAGCTGGGATCTAAGCAGGGTGCCGCGGTCCCCTCCCTTGGTCGGATGGCAGGAAGCTGCTTGGCCCTAGGTGTGCTCCTCGGGAGGATGTCCTGGCCACTCCGCTCACAGTGGTCATGGGCACAGGTTCTTGTGAAACCTCACCCACCAAAAAGCTTCTCTCCTGGCCCCAGGAACAAGGGGgagaaaaattcagtttcttctgtGACCTCGGGGAACCCCCAGCTTAGGGCTCTTCAGCCCAGACCACACATCACCGTCCCCTGGAGTAGATAAAAAATTCACCTGCCCAGGTTCATGTCCGATGAAGTCAGTCAGAATATCTAAgggggagctgggggctggggat is a window from the Meles meles chromosome 16, mMelMel3.1 paternal haplotype, whole genome shotgun sequence genome containing:
- the SIRPA gene encoding tyrosine-protein phosphatase non-receptor type substrate 1 isoform X1 codes for the protein MEPAGPAPGRLGPLLCLLLAASCAWTGVAGEAGLQVIQPDKSVSVAAGQTATLRCTVTSLLPIGPVQWFRGTEPGRELIFSFKGGHFPRVTNASDNTRRNNTDFFIRISNITPADTGTYYCVKFQKGTPDDVEFKSGPGTLVTVSAKPSPPVVLGPADRASPEQTVNFTCKSHGFSPRNITLRWFRNGNELAASQTSVDPEGNRTSYSISSTTRLVLAPGDVRSQVICEVTHVTLQGGPPLRGTANLSEVLRVPPTLEVSQQPVSGDQVKLTCQVKKFYPQRLQLTWLENGNVSRTEMASRASNLVENKDGTFNWTSWLLVNSSAHREDVVFTCLVQHDGQPAVTRNHTLVASAHQKDQETHKTQDNNDSRSIFIVVGVVCALLVALLIAALYLLRIRQKKAKGSTSSTRLHEPEKNTREITQVQSLIQDNNDITYADLNLPKGKKPAPRAAEPNNHTEYASIQTGPPPAPEDNLTYADLDMVHLNRAPKQPAPKPEPSYSEYASVQVQRK
- the SIRPA gene encoding tyrosine-protein phosphatase non-receptor type substrate 1 isoform X2, with amino-acid sequence MEPAGPAPGRLGPLLCLLLAASCAWTGVAGEAGLQVIQPDKSVSVAAGQTATLRCTVTSLLPIGPVQWFRGTEPGRELIFSFKGGHFPRVTNASDNTRRNNTDFFIRISNITPADTGTYYCVKFQKGTPDDVEFKSGPGTLVTVSAKPSPPVVLGPADRASPEQTVNFTCKSHGFSPRNITLRWFRNGNELAASQTSVDPEGNRTSYSISSTTRLVLAPGDVRSQVICEVTHVTLQGGPPLRGTANLSEVLRVPPTLEVSQQPVSGDQVKLTCQVKKFYPQRLQLTWLENGNVSRTEMASRASNLVENKDGTFNWTSWLLVNSSAHREDVVFTCLVQHDGQPAVTRNHTLVASAHQKDQETHKTQDNNDSRSIFIVVGVVCALLVALLIAALYLLRIRQKKAKGSTSSTRLHEPEKNTREITQIQDNNDITYADLNLPKGKKPAPRAAEPNNHTEYASIQTGPPPAPEDNLTYADLDMVHLNRAPKQPAPKPEPSYSEYASVQVQRK